In Ostrea edulis chromosome 10, xbOstEdul1.1, whole genome shotgun sequence, one genomic interval encodes:
- the LOC125666446 gene encoding mitochondrial ribosome-associated GTPase 1-like, translating into MRPCRTEMSTKFLNFSCNFRHAFVLPHGHQVQWFPGHMQKGIAQLLSRLRSIDCVLEIHDSRVPFSGRTPLFKDLMKMKAHVLLLNKCDLADISRKNDIVHRLKEEGVDKVLFTNLTDPKSKVIKRELFPVIVEAIHSKPRFNRETSQDYEMAVIGVPNVGKSTFINYVRHTHTTMKKKSLKVGAIAGVTRSVSGKIRANFNPPVYLTDTPGILTPRVSDVEEGMKLALCGCVPDHVVGEDLVVDFMLYWFNKHRDFRYMEHFNLPEPTDDVTVLLNHVAKENNFIKRMKSIDSNNYDYFPDYIASARLVLKQFREGALGPALLDDI; encoded by the coding sequence ATGCGCCCTTGTAGAACGGAGATGTCaacaaaatttctaaatttttcgTGCAATTTTAGGCACGCCTTTGTGCTTCCACATGGCCATCAGGTGCAATGGTTTCCAGGACACATGCAGAAAGGAATCGCTCAGTTGTTGTCACGTCTGCGCTCAATAGACTGTGTTTTGGAAAtacacgattcacgggttccgTTCTCGGGACGAACCCCTTTGTTCAAAGACCTGATGAAAATGAAAGCGCACGTTTTACTATTGAATAAATGTGATCTAGCAGATATTAGcagaaaaaatgatattgttcatAGACTGAAGGAAGAAGGAGTAGATAAAGTTTTGTTCACAAATTTAACCGATCCAAAATCTAAAGTGATCAAAAGAGAGCTGTTTCCAGTCATTGTGGAGGCGATTCACAGTAAGCCACGCTTTAATCGAGAGACTTCACAGGATTATGAAATGGCTGTGATTGGTGTGCCAAATGTAGGGAAGTCAACTTTCATTAATTATGTCAGACATACTCACACAACAATGAAGAAAAAATCCTTAAAAGTTGGGGCTATAGCTGGTGTTACAAGATCCGTATCAGGAAAAATCCGCGCGAACTTTAACCCCCCAGTTTACCTAACTGATACTCCTGGAATCCTCACACCGAGGGTCTCTGATGTGGAGGAAGGTATGAAATTGGCACTGTGTGGGTGCGTTCCAGACCATGTAGTTGGTGAAGATTTAGTTGTGGACTTTATGCTGTATTGGTTCAATAAACATAGGGACTTTAGGTATATGGAACATTTCAATTTACCTGAACCAACAGACGATGTTACTGTGCTGTTAAACCATGTcgcaaaagaaaataattttattaagaGAATGAAGTCTATAGATTCCAATAACTATGATTATTTCCCAGATTATATTGCATCTGCAAGATTGGTTTTAAAGCAGTTCAGAGAGGGGGCTTTAGGTCCTGCTTTATTAGACGATATTTGA